TCTTCACTGTGGCACTCAAAGCTCGTCAAAAGCTGGGGAAATATCGGATTGAGAAGCGTCTGAGCGAAGGCGGTTTTGCAACAGTCTACCAAGCTTTCGACACGATCGAGGGATTGCGTGTCGCGCTCAAGATTCCACACTCTCAGCAAATTGATGAGCAACTTCTTAAAGACTTTCGAAACGAAGTCCGACTAGCAGCCCGTCTCGAGCATCCGAACATTCTGCCGTTGAAAGATGCTTCGATCATTGAAGACCATTTCGTGATCGCGCTGCCGCTTGGCGAAAGAACGCTCGCAGATCGTCTTCAGAAACGCGTTTCGTTGAAGACATCGATGAGTCTCGCAGAGCAAATTCTGGATGCTCTGGCTTATGCGCATCAGCAGCGAATCATTCATTGTGACGTCAAACCAGAGAACATGGTGTTGTTCGATGGCAACACTCTGCGCCTTGCAGACTTTGGAATCGCCAAGGTCGCTTTGAAAACTGTTCGCGGGTCCGGCACCGGGACGATTGGGTACATGGCTCCGGAACAGGCAATGGGAAAACCATCTCAGCGCTCGGATGTATTCTCGGCGGGCCTGATCATTTATAGAATGTTATCGGGCGTCTGGCCGGAATGGCCTTACGAGTGGCCACCCTTAGGAATTAAAAAACTTAGAACAAAGGTTCATCCCGAATTCGTCGAATTCTTGAAGAAGGCAATAGAACCAAACCCCAGGAACCGCTTTCGTGATTGCATCCATATGAGGAACGCTTTTCAGCGTCTCAAGTCCAAAGTCATGACCTATGCAGAACGACGCAGAACCAAAACTGCCTGAACCCGAGCAGTCGGAAGTCGCCAACTCTCCCGCGCTCAATGACACGGTGGAAATGGATGCTCTCGACATTCCATCGTTCGGTGTCCAAGAACCGATTGAAATTCCTCCAGTCACGACTGTTGACTGTGTCAACGGTGTCGCTGCCTGGTTGACGATGAAGTCACCCTCGCGCGAGACGGAAAATGAAGACTCGCTGGGAGTGCTCTCAGCATCAGCTGATCAGGGCATTCTTGTTGTTGCAGACGGACTGGGTGGGCATCGCGGCGGAAAGAACGCTTCTCGTGCTTTGGTGCACAGCCTGAGAAAAGGTCTGCCGGTTCCGAAAGAGCCAGAACAAGATCGGCACATTGTCATCAGCAAAGGCTTGAAGGTTCCTTTGCAATCACGAACCGATCAACGTGACGGAGACGGGCTTCGCTCGATGATTCTGAATCGCATCGAAGCAGCGAACAGACGGTTGATCAAATCGGGGTCAGGATCTGCGACGACGCTTGCCCTCGTAGAACTGCAGGGATCAAAAGCGCGCACGTACCATGCGGGCGACTCGCAAATTCTTGTAATGAGTCAGCGAGGACGCATCAAGTACGAGACTGTTTCACATTCACCAGTGGGCTATGCACTCGAAGCTGGTGTACTCTCTGAGCAGGAAGCGATTTTGCACGAGAATCGTCATTTAGTTTCCAATGTGATTGGAAGCCGAGACATGTCGATCGAGTTGGGCCCGTGGATCAGTCTGGCTGCTCGTGACACGATCTTGCTGGCATCTGATGGATTGTTCGATAACCTGTTTGCAGTGGAAATTGTAGAATGCATCCGCAAGGGTTCGCTGGAAGACGGCGTTCACCAGTTGGCTGAGATTGCCGTGAAGCGAATGTGTTCGAGAATTCCAAACTTACCGTCCAAACCAGACGACCTGACGATTCTCGCTTACCGTCGGAAACCTCGCTCGGCTTGATTCAATTTGCGAGAGCCCGGAGTGGTTGAGAATTGTCTCAGCGACAGGACCTGGCGATGCTTTCGCGAATACTGCTGATCACTTCCATGCTGTTGGGAGTCTGCAATCTTGTTTCCGCAGAGTCACTCAAACTCACTCTTCGCAAACAAGTTCCGCTGGAACC
The sequence above is drawn from the Thalassoglobus sp. JC818 genome and encodes:
- a CDS encoding serine/threonine-protein kinase produces the protein MRGIFTVALKARQKLGKYRIEKRLSEGGFATVYQAFDTIEGLRVALKIPHSQQIDEQLLKDFRNEVRLAARLEHPNILPLKDASIIEDHFVIALPLGERTLADRLQKRVSLKTSMSLAEQILDALAYAHQQRIIHCDVKPENMVLFDGNTLRLADFGIAKVALKTVRGSGTGTIGYMAPEQAMGKPSQRSDVFSAGLIIYRMLSGVWPEWPYEWPPLGIKKLRTKVHPEFVEFLKKAIEPNPRNRFRDCIHMRNAFQRLKSKVMTYAERRRTKTA
- a CDS encoding PP2C family serine/threonine-protein phosphatase, which translates into the protein MQNDAEPKLPEPEQSEVANSPALNDTVEMDALDIPSFGVQEPIEIPPVTTVDCVNGVAAWLTMKSPSRETENEDSLGVLSASADQGILVVADGLGGHRGGKNASRALVHSLRKGLPVPKEPEQDRHIVISKGLKVPLQSRTDQRDGDGLRSMILNRIEAANRRLIKSGSGSATTLALVELQGSKARTYHAGDSQILVMSQRGRIKYETVSHSPVGYALEAGVLSEQEAILHENRHLVSNVIGSRDMSIELGPWISLAARDTILLASDGLFDNLFAVEIVECIRKGSLEDGVHQLAEIAVKRMCSRIPNLPSKPDDLTILAYRRKPRSA